Within Anolis sagrei isolate rAnoSag1 chromosome 3, rAnoSag1.mat, whole genome shotgun sequence, the genomic segment CTTGACGAGACGTCTTTATAATTTAAAGTTAAAAAGGGGAGACAGTGTTTTTGAGCATTTGCAGAAGTTGAGAAATTTATTTGTGGAACTGGAAGACAGGCAAATGACTTTTACTGAGACCCACAAGGCATTTATTTTGTTATCATCATTGGACCAAAGTTGGGATAATTTTGTTTATGCTATGCAAAATGTGCCTGAAGAGGACTTAACCTTGGATTATGTTTCAGCCAGGCTGATTGAACAGGAGAAGCGTTTGGAGTTTGTTAGAGAAACATCAGCTGAGCATGATAAAGGAAAGGACTGTGTTAAAAATGTTGGTGAGAAAACAGCATCTGTGTTTTTTGTAAAGAGATGTTTTGAATGTGAAAGCACCAAACATTTAGCAAGGGACTGTccacaaagaagaaagaagaaagaagaagaaagaaggcgaGGCTTTCAACAAAGAAAGAGTTTGGACTACTCAAGAGGAGGAGCATACTCAAGTGTAAATACTTTGTGTAAAGTTAAAGGACTGAGCAAGAATATTTGGTTGTTAGATTCTGGTAGTGCTGAGCATTGTGTAAATGATATAGAGTTGTTAAGTGATACTTGTAAATCTAAAATTGAACATGTGATATTGGCTGATGGAACTTTAGCCAAATGCAGCATGCAAGGAACTGCCTTTATCCCAAGTTTGGGAAGAAGTTTTCATGAGGTATTATTAGTTCCAAATTTAGAGTACTGCCTAGTGAGTGCAGCTAGTCTTTGTTTGCAAGGTTATAAAATAAACCTGGATGATAAAGGTTGTGAGGTAGTGAAAGATGGCAAACTGTGTGCTAAGGGGAAATTAGTGAACAAAGTTTATGTTTTGAATGATAAGGaaaatgtgttaaatgtgtttaggacagaaaacaagcctttacATCAAGATTGTGTGCACTACATGCATCGTGtacttgggcattgtagttttccTTATTTACAGAAACTGGCTACAGTTACAGATTTAAGTTTAAAGCAGTGTAACAAGTTTTTGGATTGTGCAGTTTGTTCAAGATCTAAGTTGAAAAGGCATCCTATAGCTAAAAAGAGTTTTAAAACTACCAAAAGACCTTTTGAGCTTATACATTTGGATCTGGCAGGACCCTTTGCTCCAAGTGAGGGGGGCACGAAGTACATTTTGGTAATCGTGGATGATTTCACGAgattttgttattgtatattgttgaaaTCAAAGCACCAAGTGTTTGGCAAGTTTAGAGAGTGGCTTGCAATGATTGAAAGAAAATTTTCTTGTAAGTTAGGATGCATGAGAACAGACAGAGGTGGTGAATTCATGAGCAATCAGTTTCAACAATGGTTAAGAGAAAAAGgaatttgtctgccaacccacgaagtaaCACCAGAAATAAAGACACAACaacaatgttttggattcaaattgggcaacttttatttaacgttacctatttaagttctgaactaactcaagggtgtaaggaactgatgcaacctaacccaggtagagtCTCTACCCGATAACAACaacttccgggcgaagcacctgggtttcggtaataaAACCGTATTACcctcaagggaaaggaataaggagtctcttcagaactcttgtatcgagactccttccaattaaaggccatttaactacacgTCCCCCTTTAAACTGGAGGCGAGTGTTTAACTtaacggcctttcaccccttaaaggggtgccctaggtgcacaccgactaaagggaattttctatctatttacgcctggcctatttaagCATAGCCGACcaactccatctagcccctaaacagtatagggtaggcaaaaaacctcccccatgaaacaagaagaggaaaaaattcctacccggttccaccGGCAACCAtgatatactgttaatgggcgggagtggtgggccaacttccaggctgGAATGAGCCTGAGAGGGGCTGGCCTGCGTTCTCAGGCCAcgccccccggatgttctggagggttccatcggaactcctccctgcctcgtgtgaggcagacaaatgtttttcctctctccccatttcatggggaggggaaaactattgtctgccaacccacgaagtaaCACCAGAAATAAAGACACAACaacaatgttttggattcaaattgggcaacttttatttaacgttacctatttaagttctgaactaactcaagggtgtaaggaactgatgcaacctaacccaggtagagtCTCTACCCGATAACAACaacttccgggcgaagcacctgggtttcggtaataaAACCGTATTACcctcaagggaaaggaataaggagtctcttcagaactcttgtatcgagactccttccaattaaaggccatttaactacacgTCCCCCTTTAAACTGGAGGCGAGTGTTTAACTtaacggcctttcaccccttaaaggggtgccctaggtgcacaccgactaaagggaattttctatctatttacgccacggattaggggcaaatgtctatttcgcccctatcccccaccaattcctctaacacccttcTGATACCTTCTTGTAAATTTTGCAAAAAtagttggttgcccaattcagaTAGGTGTATTCCATCACTACGATATAACCTCTCATCATCTCGTGTGATATTTGGATGTGAGAGAAaatgacccctctgatggatcatgaatacccgcatggcccggttcactcgcttcctggctttttcgagccttcccacgtcgcctcctccgAGCCAtctgcgacgaggtatgatagcggacCAAACGATGTGCACCCCGGGCCATGTCCACCAAATTTTACGGATGTCTGCCCTTGCTTgtaaaaagagggctttgcctgttaacaggcccaaatcgttaccaccgaggtggataaccaacacatcgggAGGCAGAACACTCCCGGCAttaaacaacaaggggcacaaaccgtcccaacgcaggcctctccttcctctccattccaccgctgCCGTGGAAGCGAGccccaaatgctggccataggcagtcctgagggcctctctccctgcccaaaagacataactgtgtccgcagaccaggacccgtcttctatgtgccagcctgGAGAGACCTGCAACGATAACCACATCTAGGATGAAACTGACCGCACGTAACCTCTGAAAGCGCCAGACCTCCATCTACCTATGGCTTTTATCTCATCATCGCCATATCCCATCTCAGCTGCTGCTGTGGCAGCACCAATCCTAAAGGAATGGGTCCCAAATTTAAGGTGACCCAATCCCAACATGTCCAGCGCCTTAGCTGTGATGGTCCAGAATTGGTACTTGGTCAGCGGCTTGCCATCCTGATGGGAGAAAAGGTAACCTTTCTCACCGCCCCTGAGCGCCGTAAATTGTGTCATGGCCATCACGGGGCAAAGGTCCTCCTCGCTGCACTTTAGCAGCCTGAATATCTGGCCTTTAGATTCTTGGTCAGTTTTGGAAGCTCTGATATTGATTTCCATGCTATCGTGAAGGACTTTAATGTCGGAAATCAACAATGCACGGTGTGAGGTATCGCTCTTGGATAATGccaccaattcactcacccgGAGAGCTCCAAAAAATGCAGTCAAAGCCGCGGCATGAAATAAAACCTGTTCATAATGTGAGGTGCACAATCTGGGCCATAACTGTTTAAGTCCCTTCATAATAGCGGGTGTCATCGGCTGCCGTTCATCCCTGGGATGCCCGCGCTGCCTGGACCATCCCGTTAAGAATTTATGTATCCTAAAGTCATCAGTGGGGTCGCTAAGGCCCTGGGCCTTGAACCAATAGGCGAGCGCTGATAACTTCGATCTAATGGACTGGGGTGCTAAGCCTCTCCTCCTATTATATACACAAAATTGAGCCAGCTGCTCGTAAGGGACAGGCATGACTCCCGGCAAGTTATATTGCTGTCTAAAATCTAGAAATTCTTGGACCGCCCTAATGTATGATTTTCTGGAGCTGGGTGCGAGAGCCAAACTCATACCTAACGCTGTCTCGTCACTCCAACCCTCCAGAGATGGTCCGGCATGCGTTCTGGAGCCACGTCCGCGTCGGGTGCCAGCTGCCTGAATCGCTCCATCTGAAAacgagacagagcgtcagccaAGGTGTTACTGAGACCCGCGATGTGGAATGCCCGAAACAATATGTTAAACTTTAGACAGTGTAAGACAAACTGCCGAATGGCGCCCATGACCCTGCGTGATTTAGATGTCAGTGTGTTAATGACTTGTACTGTGGCCATATTATCGCACCAAAAATGCACCGTGGCATTGGCAAACATGTCAGCCCAGAGGGTGACTGCCACTAAGATAGGAAAGAATTCCAAAAAGGTTAAATCAGCTGTTATTCCTGCTGAATGCCAGTCGTCTGGCCACCTTTCAGCACACCAGTGTCCTTTAAAGTATATTCCAAATCCAATTGAACCTGCCGCGTCTGAAGACACCTCTAGGGCATTCCTCACCATCAATTCTTGACGCCAAAACGAGATTCCGTTAAACTGGCGCAGGAATTGCAGCCAAACGAACAAATCTGCCCTAATCTCACTTGTCAGCCTGATGTGATAGTGGGGCAAAGCTATCCCCGTGACAGCATCACACAGTCTGCGCAGAAAGGCCCGTCCGGGTGCTATGACCTTACATGCGAAATTTAAATGACCAATTATTTGTTGGAATTCCCTTAAGGTCGCCTTCCGTCGGGGCAGGAATTGACTAATCCTGTCAATCAAAGCCAAGACCTTTCCGTCCGGCAGCCTTGAAAATTGGTTGACTGTGTCAAGCTCTATCCCAAGGAATGTCAAAACGGTGAGGGGGCCTTCCGTTTTTTCTTCTGCTAAAGGTACCCCCAGGTACTCCGCTAGCTGCTGAAAAGCGCATAGCAGGGCACCACAGTCCCCTGATCCGCTCCTGCCGACAAAAAGAAAGTCGTCGAGATAATGTGCGACTCCTCTAAGGCCTGACTTCTCTTTTATTGCCCACTCTAGGAACGTACTAAACGTCTCAAAAGCGGCGCAAGAGACTGCGCATCCCATGGGCAAAGCCCGATCGCAATAAAAAAGACCCTGAAACTGGAATCCCAACAATTCAAAATCAGCCGGATGCACTGGGAGCAGCCTGAAAGCGGATTTAATATCGCACTTTGCCAACTCTGCTCCCGGCCCATACCGCCGCACTAACCGTACCGCTGTGTCAAATGATGTGTAGCTAACCGAACATTGTTCGTCGGGAATGGCGTCATTCACTGATCCCCCTCTCGGGTAAGACAGGTGGTGAATAAGACGATATTCACCGATGGCTTTTTTGGGAACTATTCCCAAAGGAGAAACCCTAAACTGAGGCGTGGGGGGTCCGACAAATGGACCCAAAACCCTGCCTTCTCTAacctctttgtttattttttgttcaaCTATGCTTTCGAGTCCTTTGACCGACTTCAAATTGGCTGCTAGACAAGGGGAACGTGGCCCAAGGGCCGGGATCCGAAAGCCCTCTGTAAAGCCAGCAAGCAGGTACTCTGCTGCTGCTCTGTCAGGGTACCTTTCTAGCAAACCACTAAGCGGCCCCACcctgattgggctggggcccttttggaagatTTCCTTGTCCTGGATTCTTTCTGTTGAACTGGAAGGCCCTTGGCCCAGTCCTTGTTGGCTTTGCCTTGTAACAGCTCTTGGTTGAGTGGTTACCTTGGCATATCGCACAGGCGTGCTGGTATGCGCAATCCTTGCGTGCACAAACTCCGCGAGCCGCATATCCCCAGCACATTCCTTTTTGTCTTTGCGGCTGCTGTGCTGGGTTTCCCAGCCGAAAGGGCTGACTCCCTTTGGCGTTCTGTATAGTGTGACCACTATccgccttctcaccagaaactgcccTGGTTGTATTCatcacctccatccacaattgactgtcgatgaggtcccatctcttATTAGGCTTTGTGGCGGCTTCTGTACGGAAGCGGCAATcataaaccagccacgcctggCCCGTGTAGTTCACGTATGCCCCATAGATAATGTTTTGGTACTTGAATAGGGACTTGGCCCTATATGGGTGAGCTTCAACTAACAGGGATGCATATATAGTATAACATGCaatccaa encodes:
- the LOC137096739 gene encoding uncharacterized protein isoform X3 — translated: MAPKKNVGGPKGKGPAKKTSAKRPLPPSESSSGEDDVSAEDLNALMARMEKFERERGLSTREAGPRPARRASRKLIVKNLLSRMSVLEASHTAVRRDGEEPEQPEPSREEQGPTAPSVDQPQAARGQVAADQSAPSALTDAAPAISRPQLEIPEVRPETIATSSAAAPAYPVRASPSAAPAVSGSVSVGQPSVQASVVDGPSTSSDGAIQAAGTRRGRGSRTHAGPSLEGWSDETALGLSRLAHRRRVLVCGHSYVFWAGREALRTAYGQHLGLASTAAVEWRGRRGLRWDGLCPLLFNAGSVLPPDVLVIHLGGNDLGLLTGKALFLQARADIRKIWWTWPGVHIVWSAIIPRRRWLGGGDVGRLEKARKRVNRAMRVFMIHQRGHFLSHPNITRDDERLYRSDGIHLSELGNQLFLQNLQEGIRRVLEELVGDRGEIDICP
- the LOC137096739 gene encoding uncharacterized protein isoform X2; translation: MAPKKNVGGPKGKGPAKKTSAKRPLPPSESSSGEDDVSAEDLNALMARMEKFERERGLSTREAGPRPARRASRKLIVKNLLSRMSVLEASHTAVRRDGEEPEQPEPSREEQGPTAPSVDQPQAARGQVAADQSAPSALTDAAPAISRPQLEIPEVRPETIATSSAAAPAYPVRASPSAAPAVSGSVSVGQPSVQASVVDGPSTSSDGAIQAAGTRRGRGSRTHAGPSLEGWSDETALGMSLALAPSSRKSYIRAVQEFLDFRQQYNLPGVMPVPYEQLAQFCVYNRRRGLAPQSIRSKLSALAYWFKAQGLSDPTDDFRIHKFLTGWSRQRGHPRDERQPMTPAIMKGLKQLWPRLCTSHYEQVLFHAAALTAFFGALRVSELVALSKSDTSHRALLISDIKVLHDSMEINIRASKTDQESKGQIFRLLKCSEEDLCPVMAMTQFTALRGGEKGYLFSHQDGKPLTKYQFWTITAKALDMLGLGHLKFGTHSFRIGAATAAAEMGYGDDEIKAIGRWRSGAFRGYVRSVSS
- the LOC137096739 gene encoding uncharacterized protein isoform X1, encoding MRLAEFVHARIAHTSTPVRYAKVTTQPRAVTRQSQQGLGQGPSSSTERIQDKEIFQKGPSPIRVGPLSGLLERYPDRAAAEYLLAGFTEGFRIPALGPRSPCLAANLKSVKGLESIVEQKINKEVREGRVLGPFVGPPTPQFRVSPLGIVPKKAIGEYRLIHHLSYPRGGSVNDAIPDEQCSVSYTSFDTAVRLVRRYGPGAELAKCDIKSAFRLLPVHPADFELLGFQFQGLFYCDRALPMGCAVSCAAFETFSTFLEWAIKEKSGLRGVAHYLDDFLFVGRSGSGDCGALLCAFQQLAEYLGVPLAEEKTEGPLTVLTFLGIELDTVNQFSRLPDGKVLALIDRISQFLPRRKATLREFQQIIGHLNFACKVIAPGRAFLRRLCDAVTGIALPHYHIRLTSEIRADLFVWLQFLRQFNGISFWRQELMVRNALEVSSDAAGSIGFGIYFKGHWCAERWPDDWHSAGITADLTFLEFFPILVAVTLWADMFANATVHFWCDNMATVQVINTLTSKSRRVMGAIRQFVLHCLKFNILFRAFHIAGLSNTLADALSRFQMERFRQLAPDADVAPERMPDHLWRVGVTRQR